The following are encoded together in the Maniola jurtina chromosome 27, ilManJurt1.1, whole genome shotgun sequence genome:
- the LOC123879200 gene encoding methionine--tRNA ligase, cytoplasmic isoform X1, with product MKVYTNQNNTATLKLLISGKLAGKTLVIHKATLEDDVFPGPRVLPLLEVDADLTFFSSNAATQYLFPDSSENGQCNQILEWEATRLQPVVAAVLMGKSVPSDLKQALNSLLLVIEGMLAKKKYIIGDKLSAADISIWSTLYPLTHKDTLKQSYLSEFTNITKWAQEFAQAEAVQEALNQWEGTVDGPFSSNSALGVPQITNMVSPIGSPDESPELTVTPEEIETAKENLLNGIKNLPEPLKLETPILPVKGRKNVLITSALPYVNNVPHLGNIIGCVLSADIFSRYCRLCSYNTLFVCGTDEYGTATETKALEEGITPREICDKYFAIHDSVYRWFDIGFDYFGRTSTKQQTEIAQRMFLKLMDNGFVSNQSVDQLFCENCQRFLADRFVEGTCPHPGCLYDSARGDQCDKCGKLINAIELIEPRCKVCAHRPSARPSDHLFIELGQLEPSIRTWFNNTESGWSPPARAVTRAWLRDSLRARALTRDLKWGVPVPVPGYTNKVFYVWFDAPIGYLSITQCATLNYEKWWKRDKDYDIKLYQFMAKDNVPFHGIMFPATIIGVNEGYALVDHIFATEYLNYEEGKFSKSRGVGVFGTDAQETGIPADVWRFYLASIRPETSDSSFSWTELGTRNNSELLNNLGNFCHRSLSFCANTFKGVVPEMSLTNADYEVIALVNREVSAYVQQIEKGRLREGLRHVLSISRIGNQHMQSTQPWVLLKGTDEDKVAGATAIALCCQLVSLLCTLLSPYMPATCQRLRAQLNIDGEKLRINPQNPSLIQYLPSGHVIGKPEPLFSKIEPEVLDKLRAKYAGTQSERANKQNGEVLQSTTAELEAAIAAQGEKVRNLKSTTKDKTIWQPEVDKLLALKKQLTSLPKQQNTTSDNKVSVASVVELEKAVAEQGEKVRKLKSSTKDKAVWQPEVTKLLALKKQLADAQAQAKNSVANVTSDNTSTNLEKAIAEQGDKVRKLKASTKDKSVWQPEVNILLDLKKQLAALQVNK from the exons ATGACGTGTTCCCTGGTCCCCGAGTGCTGCCACTGTTGGAAGTGGATGCTGATCTGACATTCTTCAGCAGCAACGCAGCCACACAGTACCTGTTCCCTGACTCATCAGAAAATGGACAATG CAACCAGATCCTGGAATGGGAGGCAACCCGTCTGCAACCTGTGGTAGCTGCAGTACTGATGGGCAAGTCTGTCCCATCAGATCTGAAGCAAGCCTTAAACTCTCTATTGCTTGTGATTGAAGGAATGTTGGCTAAGAAGAAATATATTATTGGG GATAAACTGTCAGCAGCGGACATTTCTATATGGAGTACTCTATACCCCCTCACACATAAAGACACTCTCAAACAGAGTTACCTGAGTGAGTTTACCAACATCACAAAATGGGCGCAAGAGTTCGCACAAGCTGAGGCCGTTCAA GAAGCTTTAAATCAATGGGAGGGAACGGTGGACGGTCCGTTCAGTTCGAACTCAGCTCTTGGCGTCCCACAAATCACCAACATGGTCTCGCCTATTGG GTCCCCGGATGAATCTCCAGAGTTAACTGTAACTCCAGAAGAAATTGAAACAGCAAAAGAGAACCTACTGAACGGAATTAAGAACCTCCCAGAACCACTTAAACTGGAGACACCTAT ATTGCCAGTAAAAGGTCGTAAGAATGTTCTAATAACATCTGCTCTGCCGTACGTTAACAATGTACCTCATTTGGGAAACATCATTGGCTGTGTTTTGTCTGCTGATATATTTTCTAG GTACTGTCGGTTATGTAGCTATAATACATTGTTTGTATGTGGGACAGACGAATATGGTACAGCCACCGAAACAAAA GCGTTAGAGGAAGGTATAACACCGCGTGAGATCTGTGATAAATACTTCGCGATCCACGACTCCGTGTATCGCTGGTTCGATATTGGCTTCGACTACTTCGGCCGCACCAGCACCAAGCAGCAAACTGA AATTGCCCAACGGATGTTTTTAAAACTAATGGACAATGGTTTCGTCAGCAATCAATCCGTCGACCAGCTGTTTTGTGAGAACTGCCAACGATTCTTGGCTGACAG ATTCGTAGAAGGCACCTGCCCGCATCCAGGATGCCTATACGACAGTGCGCGGGGAGACCAATGCGACAAATGTGGGAAACTCATAAACGCCATAGAGCTGATAGAGCCGCGCTGCAAAGTGTGCGCTCACAGACCCTCTGCTAGACCCAGCGACCATCTGTTCATCGAGTTGGGACAG TTGGAGCCGTCAATCCGTACGTGGTTCAACAACACAGAGAGTGGGTGGTCACCGCCTGCTAGAGCTGTCACTCGCGCGTGGCTCAGGGACTCCCTGAGGGCGCGCGCTTTGACCCGAGACCTAAAATGGGGGGTGCCCGTTCCTGTGCCTGGATATACTAATAag GTGTTCTATGTTTGGTTCGATGCGCCTATCGGTTACCTCAGTATAACGCAATGCGCCACTCTGAACTATGAGAAATGGTGGAAAAGGGACAAGGATTATGAT ATAAAGCTATACCAGTTCATGGCAAAAGACAACGTCCCGTTCCATGGGATCATGTTCCCTGCCACCATTATAGGAGTGAACGAAGGATACGCTTTGGTGGACCATATATTTGCTACAG aataccTAAATTACGAGGAAGGCAAATTCTCCAAGTCGAGAGGTGTAGGCGTATTCGGAACAGACGCCCAG GAAACTGGTATACCAGCGGATGTATGGAGGTTCTACCTGGCCAGCATCAGACCCGAGACCTCGGATTCCAGCTTCAGTTGGACGGAGTTGGGCACCAG AAACAATTCGGAGCTCCTGAACAATTTAGGCAACTTCTGTCACCGCTCGCTCAGTTTTTGCGCAAACACCTTCAAAGGCGTTGTACCCGAGATGAGTTTAACTAACGCTGACTATGAAGTTATTGCGTTAGTCAACAGAGAAGTTAGCG CATACGTGCAGCAGATAGAAAAGGGTCGGTTACGGGAAGGGTTGCGGCACGTGCTGTCCATATCCCGCATCGGCAACCAGCACATGCAGAGCACGCAGCCCTGGGTGCTGCTCAAGGGGACCGACGAAGACAA GGTTGCCGGCGCGACGGCAATAGCACTGTGTTGCCAGCTAGTATCGCTACTATGCACGTTACTATCACCTTACATGCCCGCTACGTGCCAACGCCTACGCGCGCAACTCAACATCGATGGCGAAAAGCTTAGGATTAACCCGCA GAATCCATCGCTAATCCAATACCTACCCTCCGGTCACGTGATCGGCAAGCCGGAACCGCTGTTCAGCAAAATAGAACCGGAAGTGTTGGACAAACTGCGCGCCAAGTACGCGGGCACGCAGAGCGAGCGCGCCAACAAG CAAAATGGCGAAGTATTGCAATCTACAACAGCTGAGTTAGAAGCCGCCATTGCCGCTCAA GGTGAAAAAGTAAGAAACTTAAAATCAACGACCAAAGACAAGACAATATGGCAACCAGAAGTAGATAAACTACTGGCGCTAAAAAAACAATTAACATCACTTCCGAAACAACAAAACACAACAAGCGACAACAAAGTTAGTGTTGCAAGTGTTGTGGAATTGGAAAAAGCTGTGGCGGAACAG gGTGAAAAAGTGCGAAAACTAAAATCGTCGACCAAAGACAAGGCAGTATGGCAACCGGAAGTAACCAAATTACTGGCGCTAAAGAAACAGTTAGCGGACGCGCAGGCGCAGGCTAAGAACAGTGTTGCCAATGTAACGAGTGACAACACTTCTACCAACTTGGAGAAAGCTATCGCTGAACAG GGTGACAAAGTGCGGAAGCTCAAAGCGTCGACCAAGGACAAGTCGGTGTGGCAACCGGAAGTCAACATTTTATTGGATCTCAAGAAACAACTTGCTGCTTTGcaagtcaataaataa
- the LOC123879200 gene encoding methionine--tRNA ligase, cytoplasmic isoform X3 encodes MKVYTNQNNTATLKLLISGKLAGKTLVIHKATLEDDVFPGPRVLPLLEVDADLTFFSSNAATQYLFPDSSENGQCNQILEWEATRLQPVVAAVLMGKSVPSDLKQALNSLLLVIEGMLAKKKYIIGDKLSAADISIWSTLYPLTHKDTLKQSYLSEFTNITKWAQEFAQAEAVQEALNQWEGTVDGPFSSNSALGVPQITNMVSPIGSPDESPELTVTPEEIETAKENLLNGIKNLPEPLKLETPILPVKGRKNVLITSALPYVNNVPHLGNIIGCVLSADIFSRYCRLCSYNTLFVCGTDEYGTATETKALEEGITPREICDKYFAIHDSVYRWFDIGFDYFGRTSTKQQTEIAQRMFLKLMDNGFVSNQSVDQLFCENCQRFLADRFVEGTCPHPGCLYDSARGDQCDKCGKLINAIELIEPRCKVCAHRPSARPSDHLFIELGQLEPSIRTWFNNTESGWSPPARAVTRAWLRDSLRARALTRDLKWGVPVPVPGYTNKVFYVWFDAPIGYLSITQCATLNYEKWWKRDKDYDIKLYQFMAKDNVPFHGIMFPATIIGVNEGYALVDHIFATEYLNYEEGKFSKSRGVGVFGTDAQETGIPADVWRFYLASIRPETSDSSFSWTELGTRNNSELLNNLGNFCHRSLSFCANTFKGVVPEMSLTNADYEVIALVNREVSAYVQQIEKGRLREGLRHVLSISRIGNQHMQSTQPWVLLKGTDEDKVAGATAIALCCQLVSLLCTLLSPYMPATCQRLRAQLNIDGEKLRINPQNPSLIQYLPSGHVIGKPEPLFSKIEPEVLDKLRAKYAGTQSERANKQNGEVLQSTTAELEAAIAAQGEKVRKLKSSTKDKAVWQPEVTKLLALKKQLADAQAQAKNSVANVTSDNTSTNLEKAIAEQGDKVRKLKASTKDKSVWQPEVNILLDLKKQLAALQVNK; translated from the exons ATGACGTGTTCCCTGGTCCCCGAGTGCTGCCACTGTTGGAAGTGGATGCTGATCTGACATTCTTCAGCAGCAACGCAGCCACACAGTACCTGTTCCCTGACTCATCAGAAAATGGACAATG CAACCAGATCCTGGAATGGGAGGCAACCCGTCTGCAACCTGTGGTAGCTGCAGTACTGATGGGCAAGTCTGTCCCATCAGATCTGAAGCAAGCCTTAAACTCTCTATTGCTTGTGATTGAAGGAATGTTGGCTAAGAAGAAATATATTATTGGG GATAAACTGTCAGCAGCGGACATTTCTATATGGAGTACTCTATACCCCCTCACACATAAAGACACTCTCAAACAGAGTTACCTGAGTGAGTTTACCAACATCACAAAATGGGCGCAAGAGTTCGCACAAGCTGAGGCCGTTCAA GAAGCTTTAAATCAATGGGAGGGAACGGTGGACGGTCCGTTCAGTTCGAACTCAGCTCTTGGCGTCCCACAAATCACCAACATGGTCTCGCCTATTGG GTCCCCGGATGAATCTCCAGAGTTAACTGTAACTCCAGAAGAAATTGAAACAGCAAAAGAGAACCTACTGAACGGAATTAAGAACCTCCCAGAACCACTTAAACTGGAGACACCTAT ATTGCCAGTAAAAGGTCGTAAGAATGTTCTAATAACATCTGCTCTGCCGTACGTTAACAATGTACCTCATTTGGGAAACATCATTGGCTGTGTTTTGTCTGCTGATATATTTTCTAG GTACTGTCGGTTATGTAGCTATAATACATTGTTTGTATGTGGGACAGACGAATATGGTACAGCCACCGAAACAAAA GCGTTAGAGGAAGGTATAACACCGCGTGAGATCTGTGATAAATACTTCGCGATCCACGACTCCGTGTATCGCTGGTTCGATATTGGCTTCGACTACTTCGGCCGCACCAGCACCAAGCAGCAAACTGA AATTGCCCAACGGATGTTTTTAAAACTAATGGACAATGGTTTCGTCAGCAATCAATCCGTCGACCAGCTGTTTTGTGAGAACTGCCAACGATTCTTGGCTGACAG ATTCGTAGAAGGCACCTGCCCGCATCCAGGATGCCTATACGACAGTGCGCGGGGAGACCAATGCGACAAATGTGGGAAACTCATAAACGCCATAGAGCTGATAGAGCCGCGCTGCAAAGTGTGCGCTCACAGACCCTCTGCTAGACCCAGCGACCATCTGTTCATCGAGTTGGGACAG TTGGAGCCGTCAATCCGTACGTGGTTCAACAACACAGAGAGTGGGTGGTCACCGCCTGCTAGAGCTGTCACTCGCGCGTGGCTCAGGGACTCCCTGAGGGCGCGCGCTTTGACCCGAGACCTAAAATGGGGGGTGCCCGTTCCTGTGCCTGGATATACTAATAag GTGTTCTATGTTTGGTTCGATGCGCCTATCGGTTACCTCAGTATAACGCAATGCGCCACTCTGAACTATGAGAAATGGTGGAAAAGGGACAAGGATTATGAT ATAAAGCTATACCAGTTCATGGCAAAAGACAACGTCCCGTTCCATGGGATCATGTTCCCTGCCACCATTATAGGAGTGAACGAAGGATACGCTTTGGTGGACCATATATTTGCTACAG aataccTAAATTACGAGGAAGGCAAATTCTCCAAGTCGAGAGGTGTAGGCGTATTCGGAACAGACGCCCAG GAAACTGGTATACCAGCGGATGTATGGAGGTTCTACCTGGCCAGCATCAGACCCGAGACCTCGGATTCCAGCTTCAGTTGGACGGAGTTGGGCACCAG AAACAATTCGGAGCTCCTGAACAATTTAGGCAACTTCTGTCACCGCTCGCTCAGTTTTTGCGCAAACACCTTCAAAGGCGTTGTACCCGAGATGAGTTTAACTAACGCTGACTATGAAGTTATTGCGTTAGTCAACAGAGAAGTTAGCG CATACGTGCAGCAGATAGAAAAGGGTCGGTTACGGGAAGGGTTGCGGCACGTGCTGTCCATATCCCGCATCGGCAACCAGCACATGCAGAGCACGCAGCCCTGGGTGCTGCTCAAGGGGACCGACGAAGACAA GGTTGCCGGCGCGACGGCAATAGCACTGTGTTGCCAGCTAGTATCGCTACTATGCACGTTACTATCACCTTACATGCCCGCTACGTGCCAACGCCTACGCGCGCAACTCAACATCGATGGCGAAAAGCTTAGGATTAACCCGCA GAATCCATCGCTAATCCAATACCTACCCTCCGGTCACGTGATCGGCAAGCCGGAACCGCTGTTCAGCAAAATAGAACCGGAAGTGTTGGACAAACTGCGCGCCAAGTACGCGGGCACGCAGAGCGAGCGCGCCAACAAG CAAAATGGCGAAGTATTGCAATCTACAACAGCTGAGTTAGAAGCCGCCATTGCCGCTCAA gGTGAAAAAGTGCGAAAACTAAAATCGTCGACCAAAGACAAGGCAGTATGGCAACCGGAAGTAACCAAATTACTGGCGCTAAAGAAACAGTTAGCGGACGCGCAGGCGCAGGCTAAGAACAGTGTTGCCAATGTAACGAGTGACAACACTTCTACCAACTTGGAGAAAGCTATCGCTGAACAG GGTGACAAAGTGCGGAAGCTCAAAGCGTCGACCAAGGACAAGTCGGTGTGGCAACCGGAAGTCAACATTTTATTGGATCTCAAGAAACAACTTGCTGCTTTGcaagtcaataaataa
- the LOC123879200 gene encoding methionine--tRNA ligase, cytoplasmic isoform X2, translating to MKVYTNQNNTATLKLLISGKLAGKTLVIHKATLEDDVFPGPRVLPLLEVDADLTFFSSNAATQYLFPDSSENGQCNQILEWEATRLQPVVAAVLMGKSVPSDLKQALNSLLLVIEGMLAKKKYIIGDKLSAADISIWSTLYPLTHKDTLKQSYLSEFTNITKWAQEFAQAEAVQEALNQWEGTVDGPFSSNSALGVPQITNMVSPIGSPDESPELTVTPEEIETAKENLLNGIKNLPEPLKLETPILPVKGRKNVLITSALPYVNNVPHLGNIIGCVLSADIFSRYCRLCSYNTLFVCGTDEYGTATETKALEEGITPREICDKYFAIHDSVYRWFDIGFDYFGRTSTKQQTEIAQRMFLKLMDNGFVSNQSVDQLFCEKCQRFLADRFVEGTCPHPGCLYDSARGDQCDKCGKLINAIELIEPRCKVCAHRPSARPSDHLFIELGQLEPSIRTWFNNTESGWSPPARAVTRAWLRDSLRARALTRDLKWGVPVPVPGYTNKVFYVWFDAPIGYLSITQCATLNYEKWWKRDKDYDIKLYQFMAKDNVPFHGIMFPATIIGVNEGYALVDHIFATEYLNYEEGKFSKSRGVGVFGTDAQETGIPADVWRFYLASIRPETSDSSFSWTELGTRNNSELLNNLGNFCHRSLSFCANTFKGVVPEMSLTNADYEVIALVNREVSAYVQQIEKGRLREGLRHVLSISRIGNQHMQSTQPWVLLKGTDEDKVAGATAIALCCQLVSLLCTLLSPYMPATCQRLRAQLNIDGEKLRINPQNPSLIQYLPSGHVIGKPEPLFSKIEPEVLDKLRAKYAGTQSERANKQNGEVLQSTTAELEAAIAAQGEKVRNLKSTTKDKTIWQPEVDKLLALKKQLTSLPKQQNTTSDNKVSVASVVELEKAVAEQGEKVRKLKSSTKDKAVWQPEVTKLLALKKQLADAQAQAKNSVANVTSDNTSTNLEKAIAEQGDKVRKLKASTKDKSVWQPEVNILLDLKKQLAALQVNK from the exons ATGACGTGTTCCCTGGTCCCCGAGTGCTGCCACTGTTGGAAGTGGATGCTGATCTGACATTCTTCAGCAGCAACGCAGCCACACAGTACCTGTTCCCTGACTCATCAGAAAATGGACAATG CAACCAGATCCTGGAATGGGAGGCAACCCGTCTGCAACCTGTGGTAGCTGCAGTACTGATGGGCAAGTCTGTCCCATCAGATCTGAAGCAAGCCTTAAACTCTCTATTGCTTGTGATTGAAGGAATGTTGGCTAAGAAGAAATATATTATTGGG GATAAACTGTCAGCAGCGGACATTTCTATATGGAGTACTCTATACCCCCTCACACATAAAGACACTCTCAAACAGAGTTACCTGAGTGAGTTTACCAACATCACAAAATGGGCGCAAGAGTTCGCACAAGCTGAGGCCGTTCAA GAAGCTTTAAATCAATGGGAGGGAACGGTGGACGGTCCGTTCAGTTCGAACTCAGCTCTTGGCGTCCCACAAATCACCAACATGGTCTCGCCTATTGG GTCCCCGGATGAATCTCCAGAGTTAACTGTAACTCCAGAAGAAATTGAAACAGCAAAAGAGAACCTACTGAACGGAATTAAGAACCTCCCAGAACCACTTAAACTGGAGACACCTAT ATTGCCAGTAAAAGGTCGTAAGAATGTTCTAATAACATCTGCTCTGCCGTACGTTAACAATGTACCTCATTTGGGAAACATCATTGGCTGTGTTTTGTCTGCTGATATATTTTCTAG GTACTGTCGGTTATGTAGCTATAATACATTGTTTGTATGTGGGACAGACGAATATGGTACAGCCACCGAAACAAAA GCGTTAGAGGAAGGTATAACACCGCGTGAGATCTGTGATAAATACTTCGCGATCCACGACTCCGTGTATCGCTGGTTCGATATTGGCTTCGACTACTTCGGCCGCACCAGCACCAAGCAGCAAACTGA AATTGCCCAACGGATGTTTTTAAAACTAATGGACAATGGTTTCGTCAGCAATCAATCCGTCGACCAGCTG ttctgCGAAAAATGCCAAAGATTCTTGGCTGACAG ATTCGTAGAAGGCACCTGCCCGCATCCAGGATGCCTATACGACAGTGCGCGGGGAGACCAATGCGACAAATGTGGGAAACTCATAAACGCCATAGAGCTGATAGAGCCGCGCTGCAAAGTGTGCGCTCACAGACCCTCTGCTAGACCCAGCGACCATCTGTTCATCGAGTTGGGACAG TTGGAGCCGTCAATCCGTACGTGGTTCAACAACACAGAGAGTGGGTGGTCACCGCCTGCTAGAGCTGTCACTCGCGCGTGGCTCAGGGACTCCCTGAGGGCGCGCGCTTTGACCCGAGACCTAAAATGGGGGGTGCCCGTTCCTGTGCCTGGATATACTAATAag GTGTTCTATGTTTGGTTCGATGCGCCTATCGGTTACCTCAGTATAACGCAATGCGCCACTCTGAACTATGAGAAATGGTGGAAAAGGGACAAGGATTATGAT ATAAAGCTATACCAGTTCATGGCAAAAGACAACGTCCCGTTCCATGGGATCATGTTCCCTGCCACCATTATAGGAGTGAACGAAGGATACGCTTTGGTGGACCATATATTTGCTACAG aataccTAAATTACGAGGAAGGCAAATTCTCCAAGTCGAGAGGTGTAGGCGTATTCGGAACAGACGCCCAG GAAACTGGTATACCAGCGGATGTATGGAGGTTCTACCTGGCCAGCATCAGACCCGAGACCTCGGATTCCAGCTTCAGTTGGACGGAGTTGGGCACCAG AAACAATTCGGAGCTCCTGAACAATTTAGGCAACTTCTGTCACCGCTCGCTCAGTTTTTGCGCAAACACCTTCAAAGGCGTTGTACCCGAGATGAGTTTAACTAACGCTGACTATGAAGTTATTGCGTTAGTCAACAGAGAAGTTAGCG CATACGTGCAGCAGATAGAAAAGGGTCGGTTACGGGAAGGGTTGCGGCACGTGCTGTCCATATCCCGCATCGGCAACCAGCACATGCAGAGCACGCAGCCCTGGGTGCTGCTCAAGGGGACCGACGAAGACAA GGTTGCCGGCGCGACGGCAATAGCACTGTGTTGCCAGCTAGTATCGCTACTATGCACGTTACTATCACCTTACATGCCCGCTACGTGCCAACGCCTACGCGCGCAACTCAACATCGATGGCGAAAAGCTTAGGATTAACCCGCA GAATCCATCGCTAATCCAATACCTACCCTCCGGTCACGTGATCGGCAAGCCGGAACCGCTGTTCAGCAAAATAGAACCGGAAGTGTTGGACAAACTGCGCGCCAAGTACGCGGGCACGCAGAGCGAGCGCGCCAACAAG CAAAATGGCGAAGTATTGCAATCTACAACAGCTGAGTTAGAAGCCGCCATTGCCGCTCAA GGTGAAAAAGTAAGAAACTTAAAATCAACGACCAAAGACAAGACAATATGGCAACCAGAAGTAGATAAACTACTGGCGCTAAAAAAACAATTAACATCACTTCCGAAACAACAAAACACAACAAGCGACAACAAAGTTAGTGTTGCAAGTGTTGTGGAATTGGAAAAAGCTGTGGCGGAACAG gGTGAAAAAGTGCGAAAACTAAAATCGTCGACCAAAGACAAGGCAGTATGGCAACCGGAAGTAACCAAATTACTGGCGCTAAAGAAACAGTTAGCGGACGCGCAGGCGCAGGCTAAGAACAGTGTTGCCAATGTAACGAGTGACAACACTTCTACCAACTTGGAGAAAGCTATCGCTGAACAG GGTGACAAAGTGCGGAAGCTCAAAGCGTCGACCAAGGACAAGTCGGTGTGGCAACCGGAAGTCAACATTTTATTGGATCTCAAGAAACAACTTGCTGCTTTGcaagtcaataaataa